A genomic stretch from Numida meleagris isolate 19003 breed g44 Domestic line chromosome 2, NumMel1.0, whole genome shotgun sequence includes:
- the SEH1L gene encoding nucleoporin SEH1 isoform X2, with product MFVARSIAADHRDLIHDVSFDFHGRRMATCSSDQSVKVWDKSENGDWHCTASWKTHSGSVWRVTWAHPEFGQVLASCSFDRTAAVWEEIVGESNDKLRGQSHWVKRTTLVDSRTSVTDVKFAPKHMGLMLATCSADGVVRIYEAPDVMNLSQWSLQHEISCKLSCSCISWNPSSSRAHSPMIAVGSDDNSPNILAKVQIYEYNENTRKYAKAEALMTVTDPVHDIAFAPNLGRSFHILAVATKDVRIFTLKPLRKELTSSGGLTKFEIHIVAQFDNHNSQVWRVSWNITGTVLASSGDDGCVRLWKANYMDNWKCTGILKGNGSPVNGSSQQGIFNASLGSANTSLQNSLNGSSASRKQS from the exons ATGTTCGTGGCGCGCAGCATCGCGGCGGATCATCGCGACCTCATCCACGATGTCTCCTTCGACTTCCACGGGCGGCGCATGGCCACCTGCTCCAGCGACCAGAGCGTCAAG GTCTGGGACAAAAGTGAAAATGGGGATTGGCATTGCACTGCAAGCTGGAAG ACGCACAGCGGCTCTGTGTGGCGTGTGACGTGGGCCCATCCTGAGTTTGGGCAGGTCCTGGCCTCCTGCTCTTTTGATAGAACAGCGGCTGTGTGGGAAGAAATAGTGGGAGAATCCAATGATAAACTCCGAGGCCAGAGTCACTGG GTTAAGAGGACCACTCTGGTAGACAGTAGGACGTCTGTTACGGATGTGAAGTTTGCTCCCAAGCACATGGGTCTTATGTTAGCAACTTGTTCAGCAGATGGAGTTGTAAGGATTTATGAAGCCCCGGATGTGATGAATCTCAGTCAGTGGTCACTGCAGCATGAAATCTCATGTAAGCTAAGCTGCAGTTGCATTTCATGGAATCCTTCAAG CTCCAGAGCACATTCTCCGATGATAGCCGTAGGAAGTGATGACAACAGTCCAAATATATTGGCTAAAGTTCAAATTTATGAATACAATGAAAATACCAG GAAATATGCAAAAGCAGAAGCTCTGATGACAGTCACAGATCCTGTGCACGATATTGCTTTTGCCCCAAATCTGGGGAGATCCTTTCACATCTTAGCTGTAGCAACCAAAGATGTACGAATTTTCACACTAAAACCTCTAAG GAAAGAATTGACTTCATCTGGAGGATtaacaaaatttgaaattcatATTGTGGCGCAGTTTGACAATCACAATTCCCAGGTGTGGCGAGTCAGCTGGAACATTACGGGCACGGTGCTGGCCTCCTCCGGCGACGACGGCTGCGTTAGGCTTTGGAAGG CTAATTACATGGACAACTGGAAGTGTACTGGTATACTGAAAGGTAACGGGAGTCCGGTCAATGGTAGTTCCCAGCAGGGAATTTTTAACGCCTCTCTAGGTTCAGCCAATACAAGCCTACAGAATTCACTGAATGGATCATCTGCCAGCAG